The nucleotide window CGGGCTGCTCCATAGGAAGCCATGCGTGGATACTTATAGCCATGTTTCAGCTCGCCATGGATCTGCCCTCGTGTGAGTCCCTGGGCCCGGGCCCCGACTTCCGGCTGCTGCCCCGGCCACCGCAGCGGCCGCCCCGGCTGTGGAGTTTGAAGAGCGGACAGGCGGCGCGCATCCCCGTGCCCGTGTGGAGCCCGCGCCCGGCCCGCGTGGAGCGCAGCCACGGCCAGATGCCCAGCCCGCGCGCCAAACGGGCGCACAGACCCAGGGACCAGGTGGCCGCCCTGGTGCCCAGAGGCGGGCTCGCCAAGCCCCCGGCCGCGGCCGGATCCAGCCCTTCCCTCGGCTCCTCCTCTGCCGCGGCCCCGTCGCCCACGGCGGGTGGCGCGGCCGGCACGGACCAGCAGGCCCTCCTGCGGAGGGGGAAAAGGCACGTGCAGGGGGCCGGCTTCAACGGCTTTGACTTCCGGGGCAGCAGGCCCACCACGGAGACGGAGTTCATCGCCTGGGGACCCacgggggaggaggaggccccGGAGTCCAACACATTTCCAGGCCTTTACGGCCCCACCACGGCTTCCATCTCACAGACACGGAAGACGACCGTGGCCATCGCCACCACCGCCGCCACGGCCACCACGGCCACCTCCATGACGCTGCAGACTAAGGGGGCCACCGAGCCCCTGGGCCCGAGGAATAGGATCCCGGCTGGGGCTAGCACAACGGAGCCTTCCACCAGTCCCAGCAAAGACAATGGCGAAGACGTCAAGCCCCCAAGAATTCTGGGGGAGACCTCAGGTACAGCCACCTCTTTTCTGGTTGGGGCTCGGTCCGGGGTGGGTAGGGAGGAGGGCACCCCGGGGGTGTGGCTTCCGAGGGATGCCCACCTCGGCCTGGGTGACACGACTTGGCGGGACTCCCCATCTCTGAGCGGCAGAACCGAAAACAATGGCAGCGTTGACAGTCAGGTGGCAGCCTTGGGGACGGAGGGGGCATGCGTGTCCGTGGACTTGTGTGTCCTGCAAAGAAGGGTTGTCCTGTAGCCACGCTGTTCCGGCTGGTCGAAGGGGGACGGTAGAGGGTCTCTCCTTAGTGGTGGCCCCGAAGGGGACGTTGTGCCTTCCTTGCCTGTGTTAAGGGCATCCAAACCCTGCCAGGCACAGAGCCACATCTTCCCCAATGGCAGAGGACCTGACTTCCGGGCCAGCCTGGGGGTGAGATGCGGGCACACTTGCTGATGGGATCGGGGACGTTTGGAGTCTTCAAAAACCCTCAAGGGTGCAGCCCTGTGGAGGGGTGGCTGCGAGACTGGCCCGGAGTTAGGGATCACTTTAAACAGCAGAAGAGATTGAGGTCAGGTGTAAGGAAGGTCTTCCTGCGGTATCCGCTGAGGTCCTGCACACTGATTCGGGTTGGGGAGCATCTTTTCCCTGGAGACGGCTTAGCAGGTGTCTGGGGGACGGGGGTCAGGAGGCACGGCTCTGGTTCTCCTGCCTCCGTTTACCCTCAGTGCATATGGACGGTTACCATTTCTAGGCCTTCAAGTATCTACCGCAGCGTGGTTTTGTTTTTCGTTCTCCTCCTGTGCCTCTTCTTCCAGTTGCTTCTAAAGGCGTAGCCCTTGAGAACCTCCCAGGCCACAGCTTGTCCACAGGGCCAGACATGCACTCAGCTTCCTGGCCCGCTGAGGGAGAGTGCAGAGTCCGGGACCCTGTGTTCCTACCTGCCTCCAGCTCCCTCTGCTCTGTGGGGGCCACGGCCCCACACCCACCGGGACCAGGGTGTTCACAGGTCACATCTGCCCACACACCTCCTGGGCCAACGGTGGTACTTTTTGGTTCATAAAACAGGATGAAAACTGCAGGGTGTCAGCACGAAGGGGTGAGGGTGATGTGGCCTCCTCCAGGCCCCCGTTTCTTTGCTTCTCCACATCCTAAGGGCTTGGGCTCTGCAGGCCCCACGCAGGCACTCTCAGGACCCAGGGGGCAGAAGGGTATCGCTCCTCGGGGTCCGTCGGCAGCATCGGTGGTTTTCCTGTAGCCCTGGCCTTGGTCGGGAGTTGCACAGGTTTTCACGGAGTGGGTGGCTTTTGTTCCCTGACCTACTTCCTGCCTTCACCTGGTCGAGAGAACTGCAAGTTTTATTCTGAGCAATTCTTTCCTAGAGAGCAACATATCTATGAAAGCAGGAGACCCATCTCCGTCTCAAAGccaggggccggggccgggccccGGGGACGCAGGCTGTGGGCTCAGAGCACTGCGGGACAAGGTCTGCAGGCTGTCACAGGCCATCTCCTGGGCTGCCTTTGCCCAGTCACTATAGACATGCAGCCCGCAGTTCGTCATGTCTGTGCTGGGCGCCCAAAAGCGGTTTACAAAGCATTTGTTTTTACCTCAGTAGATTCACAAGCCATCCTCATAACAGAAGGCGGTGCTGCCTGCGTTTACTTACGTCACTTACCGCAGAGGCACGGCTGAGAACACGTGTTGCCATTGATTCCAAATTACATTTGTTACCACTAAAAGTTAAATGCTCGGGACAGCATCAGAAGGCTCACCAAATTAATTCACAGTACACTGGATGTTACTAATCCAAATCGACAGATGCTTATCTTGGAAAAGATTTATGGTTCTTCATAATATAATCTGGTGCTAGATTAATTTGTTTAGCAAAACAGATTTCGAGGGAGGGGGAATATGTGTGTTTGCTTTTAGTGCAGAGAAATGTGAATTCTGGGAAGTGATGCAGGATGCTGAGAAGGGGTGCCAGCGGCCTCAGCATCCCGGCCAAACAAGGCAAGACAGGAAGTGCTGAGGTGATGCCTCGAACTGGGTGTGTTACGGCCCAGCTGGTCCTGTGTAAGTGGCCCAAGGCCAGGCACGGAGAGCCCAGGCGGGAACCCTGTGAATCCCCTTGTCCTGGCAGGCACCAGATGTGGGCCTGGGCTCCTGACTCTTTGTGGAACATGACAGCTGCTCGCGCTTCTCAGGAAGAATTCAGGCTGCAAGGGTGGTCTTGGGGGTCCCAGAGCTGTGGCCCGGGAGACTGTGCGTGCCGTGCACAATTAGCGATATGTGCGTCCAGACCTCAGATCGCCCATGCATCTGGGCTTTGCTGCATGGAGCTGTGTGACCGTGGGGGAAGTTCTCGTCTCTCTTGGCAGCATTTTCTTCACCAGGAAAATTGAAGTTTAGAAACATCTCTTCCAAATGATTGTCATGAGATTCAGTGCGTCAACACCAAGCACAAACTCAGAACCCTGCCCACACTCCAGGTGTTTCTATACCCAGCAAGAGTACCTCCAAGGAGAAGCTGGCAAGTGTCAAGGGCAAACAGGCTGCCAGGGACATGGGGATCTTCTCATCTCAGACactcccagctctgcccactCACTGCTGAGGGTATCGCAATGGGGAGAATTAAGGTTTGGAGAAGCGATGTGAAGAATTTGTCAGGTCAGTTCTGTTGGCCCAAGGGGCGTCTTTGGAATCAGGTTTGGGGGAGttgtgagtttttctttttgcttctgtagAGAGATGTTTAGAAAGGGAAAGTTACATTTGCC belongs to Panthera tigris isolate Pti1 chromosome C1, P.tigris_Pti1_mat1.1, whole genome shotgun sequence and includes:
- the AJAP1 gene encoding adherens junction-associated protein 1, with the protein product MSPGEGWRGLALLGDGWKGLVEPGGGCEGWKGLVVPAHRTPSPPPPTAVTQLLEPCQSLHVRLATSTDFEWRLCLALNCLSRSMCIRWPGCSIGSHAWILIAMFQLAMDLPSCESLGPGPDFRLLPRPPQRPPRLWSLKSGQAARIPVPVWSPRPARVERSHGQMPSPRAKRAHRPRDQVAALVPRGGLAKPPAAAGSSPSLGSSSAAAPSPTAGGAAGTDQQALLRRGKRHVQGAGFNGFDFRGSRPTTETEFIAWGPTGEEEAPESNTFPGLYGPTTASISQTRKTTVAIATTAATATTATSMTLQTKGATEPLGPRNRIPAGASTTEPSTSPSKDNGEDVKPPRILGETSGLAVHQIITITVSLIMVIAALITTLVLKNCCAQSGNTRRTSHQRKINQQEESCQNLTDFTPARVPSSLDIFTAYNETLQCSHECVRTAVPVYADETLHPTGEYKSTFNGNRPSSDRHLIPVAFVSEKWFEISC